In Oreochromis niloticus isolate F11D_XX linkage group LG12, O_niloticus_UMD_NMBU, whole genome shotgun sequence, the DNA window cAGATGAAATACTACAACTTAGTTTTAGTTAAGTAGATTGCccaatatgattaaaaaaaactgtagctAATAAGAGAAAGTTGCCTTTCAATCCATTACATTTTGTCAGATGACAGGATAACAAAGTGCAAATCCAAACCTTTCCAATCTGGACCCTATGCTATGAAGCGAGTTCAACATACTCAGGGTGCCTAACTCCAGAGAAGTTATTAAATGTCtaaagaacataaaaatgttattgtaaaatgcaaaaaatgattttttgcgCTTCATTCATAAGTTTTAAGACGGTATAGCTTGTAATGGCTTTTCCATCTCCACTCCAGAGGGATAAGGAATAACTATGAACACATCTGATTTCTGATGTAATTGAAAGCATGTATTAAAAATTTGTTTTAAGAGACCATCATCTCTTTCTGTGTTCTCATGCAATACAAAATTTGAAATCTTCTAAACCCCAGTTTGAGTATAAATTAATGTGGACACTTTTCTGCTTTGATTTATGTAAGAGCGGTGGTTTACCAAAATGATCTTTGTCTCATCCAGCTCTGCCTGCACTTTGGTCATTGCATCAGCTTCCCTGGGGTTCTGTGGACAAATACAAAAATAGAACCAGCTATCAAGTAGATGCATTTTGCACTATACAAGTAAATGCTGCCAAATGATGTGAGCATCTGGTGATTATGGAGTCCTTCTgatattgtttttaaatcacacaaacagtTTAGTTGCAGTCATAGAATATCAGGTCTTTCGTTAACATAAATTCTGAGAAATGTAAAACAAACTGACCTGGTATTTAGAGAGGTGAATGTCAAGGGCTTTGTAGTTAATGGTGTCAGGATTACCAGAGGGCCAGTCTATACTGTCCACTTGCCTAGAGAACTCCTCTAATACCTAAAAAAAAGCAATGTCACTATTGAAATCAACAACAAGTCTCataatatgtatatgtatttttttttttaaatatataaaccaCCTTGTCAAGCAATGTGAAACAGACTCTCTGTGGATATTCAGTATCTGCGATGACTACAGCACCCAAATTGTCATTTCTCACATACACATGGCACAGGtactctgaaagaaaaaaaaaggagcaagGTGTGTTGTTATCAGAACAATGTTCACCCGATCTTATTGTACAGGAAAACTACTGTGTCTACTGGTGCATTGAAGAAGGGCCAAAGAATAAAAAGCCTTATTAAAATACAACTTAGCAAAATGTTCTCCATACGActcccaaaacaaaaacaaacaaacatcacacactcattatGAAGCATAACTCCGTAATGACATTTGTTAAAGTTCATGTCACATGATATGATGATTCAGCCTGCATGAAACTGAAGAGGGGAAAAGCAGTCTGTGTACTCCAGAAACAAGGAAATGTTTAGCGTCATTGTTTTGAGACAGCttaaattttacttttattatctCCAACTGTTTAAAACTGGACTTAAAATGTCCATTTTCAGGCCAGAGAACATGTCACAGCTAGGTATGGGTACCGGTATCGCAccagttctgacataaacggtagtaaccagaccgaaaagcagcgcacattttggtgctttatttcggtgcttttttttcctgagatgtcatacactttggattctagccaatcattttacgtttccaaagatagtaggcgggcccaggtatgtacgttcttttagagcagagctacagattaaaaatgcccaaggcgaagtggtcaaaagtctggctgtacttcacaggaaaagatgcaaactcagcagcctgcaacaagtgctttaagctgatactgtgcaaaggaggtaacacctcgaatctgatgaaacacctggcgacgcatagcatttttttaaaagccgagaaatacaccgtatttgatagcttgctgcaagacctcacaccgagcacatctactgcgggtgtggtgcctgttatcgaacccggagttagcaacatcctccaagaacccgaagagtagagtcctggcccctagccctgtcagcgtagcagaaatgatgacggatgatgatggcaacagcagccgttcttctctgcgtgagtagcttaatgttgtttgtgtgtaatttatgttgagtaggctaaccacgttattaaattaatgcatgtaaggtgaactagtaaacaccgtcgtagttacatgcggctgtcttcttgtttgatggcagatactcccttcaccctggccaaaaaggctaaaatgaccaaagaaaaagtgggaaacagttaaacatgagaggtttttggacaaagttggtgttttttttccccattgtttaagcactgcttccagccaagagtgataccataaatcccctatagctgcagaaaaggctaacattgttatctttttacaaaaaaaatcagctaaacatgagaggtttttggacaaagtgtgtgttcttcgttctttaagcaccggttcgagcaccgtttaagcaccggcaccgtttcaagagtaccggtttggcaccggtatcggataaaacctaaacgataccgaTCCCTAGTCACAGCCCCATCACAATTTCCCTGTCAAACATCAAatcacttttcagcagaaatctcCTTCTGCCCTACTGTGACGCAGGACACTGCAGAAAGTCATTCCTTTATGATATTACAAATCACAACTTATTATTGTTCTCGTCCTTTGAGATCTGTGATAGTCTTTAGTTATCCAAGTAAGCGGCTAATGTGCAGCCTTTTATACCAATACCACTGTAGAGAGGATACTTGACAAAAGGTTACCCTGAATCTGTAGGGTCTTCTCTGATGCAACAGCACTAATCACTGCATCACAGGGCCACACCTAAAACACTCTAAATCTGTTTACCTTGTTCTTTGACGGAGGCACGGGTTCCTTGAGATGTTCGTTCGACAATCAAGGCACTGGTGAAGGTCATGAACTCCTGAATGCTAAACAAACCAAAGCAATACTTAGTGTAGAGTAGAAAACACTTAGAAATAGTGAAATAAATACTACCCGTGATGTGTGAGGCACAGGTCAGTACTCTAAGAAATAAGGAACTGCAGTAAAAACTGTTTCGTTTCGTTAGTGAGACGCACCTGGAGCGCTGAAAGAAACTGAAGGAGGACAGGTCGTAGGCCGCTTTGAGAAGATTGGATTTGGTCGCTCCTTTGTAGAGGATGCTGAGACTGTAGAGCTTCATATTGCCACCGGTTCGTGTGTCAGTTACACAGTCCTGATAGTCTGATAACATAAGAACAATCACATGAGAACATTATCCTTTATCCGGCTCAGCTAACTAGCTTCCCCgctaacaaaaaaagagaaacttcaACGACGTGAAGCTCGCAGCAAAAGCAGTCGCCGCCTAGATAAAAGCTTGTAGGCTAACTGTTTACTCTCAGCCATAGTcattttagattaaccattttcCCTCCTTACAGATGGGACTAACAGGCTGACTGATGGCGAAAAGCAAAGACTGCAAAGAAGTTGATTCAAGTTTTAAACTTGtcaagaaaattacaaaatttAATCAGATTAGCTCCAGCTGCTATCTACTCTAAGGCAGGCCTCGGCTAACTTACCAGCTAAAACTATCGCAAACCGTCTGATTCCaatcaaaacagacagaaaaagtcCAATTCCGTATTGAAATAAAACTCGTAGGTATGTACGAAACACGTCCACTAACCCAGTCACAGTATAGTTAGCGCTAACTTAACAGTTTTTAACATGAACTTAAAGTGACCAATCACCACGTCACGGTCCCCAAACGGTGCAATCTGACATTCACTCCGCTGGAAACACGCACACCGCTGGGCTAAGAGTTCCGGTTGTTTGCCAGATTCAAAGCGATATTATATCTACCTAATATAAACGTATTTACAACGTATTTACACGGAGGGAAATCTTAGACACACGGATGGATAACAGTCAGCCTTAAACGgatcatatttatttttcatctaaGGTACTATGTACACTGTTGGATGCAGCAAATTAATTTTTATCGGTTTAGATTAGCAGGATTGCGAGATTGTAATAACTGGTTCAAATGATAATATGTTTCAACATTTCAACCATATTTATTGACATTTAATAGATGTGCTTTTATACTAATGGTAGAAAACCCTGAATTTGTTATTCTGGGAGAACTGATTGCTATCCACTTGTTTGTGTGAAGCCAAACAATAAAAGTTccactttattattattattgttattgttgttgttgttgttgttgttgttattattattattattattattgttgttgttgttgttgttgttgttgttgttgttgttgttg includes these proteins:
- the ykt6 gene encoding synaptobrevin homolog YKT6, with the protein product MKLYSLSILYKGATKSNLLKAAYDLSSFSFFQRSSIQEFMTFTSALIVERTSQGTRASVKEQEYLCHVYVRNDNLGAVVIADTEYPQRVCFTLLDKVLEEFSRQVDSIDWPSGNPDTINYKALDIHLSKYQNPREADAMTKVQAELDETKIILHNTMESLLERGEKLDDLVAKSEHLGNQSKAFYKTARKQNSCCEIM